In one Paraburkholderia azotifigens genomic region, the following are encoded:
- a CDS encoding electron transfer flavoprotein subunit alpha/FixB family protein: MNTTIKRIDPRRPFVITPAGLKRITLGAEHVAGASYDHASQAGAHGHAAAKTLRTTQAPQHTLLVVAHSDRGGLDDHTRQALAAAALIADAQTQVALLVLGELKDDAAALGADKVIELPSFDRRTFAPEREVQAVAACVAQLAPVHIFMPDNATGDGDLGRRYAALAGASIATHVVQIDAKAVSTYAQAKKAYATRALPDVILLAAGAVDTRLPFVGAGERLDVPALAQSNDGSAGAYRDLGIEEIDAAQVALEEADFIVSAGNGVTDVAAFEKLASTFGAAIGASRVAVDNGMFTRDKQIGATGKTVEASVYIAFGISGAVQHLQGIKDCRHVIAVNLDGSAPIAKRANLTIIGDTQATIASLIDEIDRARSSRGAAATPAANTIVEGVAA; the protein is encoded by the coding sequence ATGAATACGACCATCAAACGTATCGATCCGCGCCGGCCATTCGTCATCACGCCGGCAGGGCTGAAGCGCATCACGCTCGGCGCGGAGCATGTCGCGGGCGCATCGTATGACCACGCGTCGCAGGCGGGCGCGCATGGCCACGCCGCAGCCAAAACGCTGCGCACGACGCAGGCGCCGCAACATACGCTGCTCGTGGTCGCACACAGCGACCGCGGCGGTCTCGACGATCACACGCGTCAGGCGCTGGCCGCTGCTGCGCTGATCGCGGATGCCCAAACGCAAGTCGCGCTGCTGGTGCTCGGCGAACTGAAGGACGACGCGGCCGCGCTCGGCGCGGACAAGGTGATCGAACTGCCGTCGTTCGACCGGCGCACGTTCGCGCCGGAGCGCGAAGTGCAGGCAGTGGCCGCGTGTGTCGCGCAGCTCGCGCCCGTGCATATTTTCATGCCCGACAACGCGACGGGCGACGGCGATCTCGGCCGGCGCTACGCCGCGCTCGCAGGCGCCAGCATCGCCACACACGTCGTGCAGATCGACGCGAAGGCTGTGTCGACGTATGCGCAGGCAAAGAAAGCCTACGCGACGCGCGCGCTGCCCGACGTGATCCTGCTGGCGGCGGGCGCAGTCGACACGCGGCTGCCGTTCGTCGGCGCTGGCGAGCGGCTCGATGTGCCGGCGCTCGCGCAATCGAACGATGGATCGGCGGGCGCTTACCGCGATCTCGGCATCGAGGAAATCGATGCGGCGCAGGTGGCGCTCGAAGAAGCGGATTTCATCGTGTCGGCGGGCAACGGCGTGACGGATGTCGCTGCGTTCGAAAAGCTCGCGAGCACGTTCGGCGCGGCGATCGGCGCGAGCCGCGTCGCCGTCGACAACGGCATGTTCACACGCGACAAGCAGATCGGCGCGACGGGCAAGACCGTCGAAGCCAGCGTCTATATCGCGTTCGGCATTTCGGGCGCCGTGCAGCACTTGCAGGGCATCAAGGATTGCCGCCACGTGATCGCGGTGAACCTGGACGGCAGCGCACCCATCGCCAAGCGGGCGAATCTGACGATCATCGGCGATACGCAGGCAACCATCGCGTCGCTGATCGACGAGATCGATCGCGCCCGCTCGAGCCGTGGCGCGGCGGCTACGCCCGCTGCCAATACGATTGTCGAAGGAGTCGCGGCATGA
- a CDS encoding (Fe-S)-binding protein, giving the protein MSPAFLITALLWVSVAGLAFAVAKRSAYWRLGRATAAGAFGWTNLLTIPKRYFVDLHHVVARDPYIAKTHVATAGGAIAAFALVFVNYGLAIYSPWLDRLIFLAALIMLVGAVFVWRRRHAKDVPARLSRGPWNTLPWLLGSFALGLLLYTLLPASAMSGGLAIIFALLIAAGAFAMTFGAARGGPMKHALAGLLHLAFHPRQERFAAQGDVRKEQSVPPTALKAPALEQNEYGVGKPVEFRWNQLLSFDACVQCGKCEAACPAFAAGQPLNPKKLIQDLVTGMVGGTDSAYAGSPTPGIKVGQHSGEPQRPIISSLIEADTVWSCTTCRACVHECPMLIEHVDAIVDMRRNQTLVHGTVPGKGPEVLANLRETGTMGGYDKAARYDWSVDLSSPIAQPGKPVDVLLVAGEGAFDMRYQRTLRSLVKVLNKAGVNYAVLGAQETDTGDVARRLGDEATFQRMAKQMMGTLAALNFKRIVTADPHVMHSLRNEYRALGGRYDVLHHTTFLAELVASGKLSPKAVAALNDKKITYHDPCYLGRYNGETEAPRQLLKTIGIKVVEMERHGTRGRCCGGGGGAPLTDIPGKQRIPDIRINDARSIGADVVAVGCPNCTAMLEGVVGPRPEVLDVAELVAAALE; this is encoded by the coding sequence ATGAGCCCGGCGTTTCTCATCACCGCGTTGTTGTGGGTATCCGTCGCCGGCCTTGCGTTCGCGGTCGCAAAGCGGTCGGCATACTGGCGTCTCGGACGGGCAACGGCAGCCGGCGCATTCGGCTGGACCAACCTGCTGACCATTCCAAAGCGCTATTTCGTCGATCTGCATCACGTCGTGGCGCGCGATCCCTACATTGCGAAGACACACGTCGCGACGGCGGGCGGCGCGATTGCCGCCTTCGCGCTCGTCTTCGTCAACTACGGTCTCGCGATCTATTCGCCGTGGCTCGACCGGCTGATCTTCCTGGCCGCGCTGATCATGCTGGTGGGCGCCGTGTTCGTGTGGCGCCGCCGCCATGCGAAGGACGTGCCCGCGCGTCTGTCGCGCGGTCCGTGGAATACGCTGCCGTGGCTGCTCGGATCGTTCGCGCTCGGTCTGCTGCTGTACACGCTGCTGCCCGCGTCGGCGATGTCGGGTGGTCTCGCGATCATCTTCGCGCTGCTGATCGCGGCGGGTGCCTTCGCGATGACATTCGGCGCGGCGCGCGGCGGTCCGATGAAGCACGCGCTGGCAGGTCTGCTGCATCTCGCGTTTCATCCTCGTCAGGAGCGTTTCGCGGCACAGGGCGACGTGCGCAAGGAGCAGTCTGTTCCGCCGACGGCGTTGAAAGCGCCCGCGCTCGAACAGAATGAATACGGCGTCGGCAAGCCCGTCGAGTTTCGCTGGAATCAACTGCTGAGCTTCGATGCGTGTGTGCAATGCGGCAAGTGCGAGGCGGCATGTCCCGCGTTTGCGGCAGGCCAGCCGCTGAATCCGAAGAAGCTGATTCAGGATCTCGTGACAGGCATGGTGGGCGGAACGGATAGCGCGTATGCGGGCAGCCCGACGCCCGGCATCAAGGTCGGCCAGCATAGCGGCGAGCCGCAGCGCCCCATCATTTCCAGCCTGATCGAAGCGGATACGGTGTGGTCGTGCACGACATGCCGCGCTTGCGTGCACGAATGCCCGATGCTGATCGAGCACGTGGATGCCATCGTCGACATGCGCCGCAACCAGACGCTCGTGCACGGCACGGTGCCGGGCAAGGGCCCCGAAGTGCTGGCGAATCTGCGCGAGACGGGCACGATGGGCGGCTATGACAAGGCAGCGCGCTACGACTGGTCGGTGGATCTGAGCTCGCCCATCGCGCAGCCGGGCAAGCCCGTCGATGTGCTGCTCGTGGCCGGCGAAGGCGCGTTCGACATGCGCTACCAGCGCACGCTGCGCTCGCTCGTCAAGGTGCTGAACAAGGCAGGCGTCAACTACGCGGTGCTCGGCGCGCAGGAAACGGATACGGGCGATGTCGCGCGCCGTCTCGGCGACGAAGCCACGTTCCAGCGCATGGCGAAACAGATGATGGGCACGTTGGCCGCGCTGAATTTCAAACGCATCGTGACCGCCGATCCGCACGTGATGCACAGCCTGCGCAACGAGTATCGCGCGCTCGGCGGACGCTACGACGTGCTGCATCACACGACGTTCCTCGCGGAGCTGGTCGCGAGCGGCAAGCTGTCGCCGAAAGCGGTGGCCGCGCTCAACGACAAGAAGATCACGTATCACGACCCCTGCTATCTCGGCCGCTACAACGGCGAAACGGAAGCGCCGCGCCAGTTGCTCAAGACGATCGGCATCAAGGTCGTCGAAATGGAGCGGCATGGCACGCGCGGCCGCTGCTGTGGCGGCGGCGGCGGGGCGCCGCTGACGGATATTCCTGGCAAGCAGCGCATTCCCGATATCCGCATCAACGATGCGCGCTCGATCGGCGCGGACGTGGTCGCGGTGGGGTGCCCGAACTGCACGGCGATGCTCGAAGGCGTGGTCGGTCCGCGTCCCGAGGTGCTCGACGTGGCCGAACTCGTTGCGGCAGCGCTGGAGTGA
- a CDS encoding NADH:flavin oxidoreductase yields the protein MRYPNLFKPLTLNQLTLRNRIVSTAHAEVYAEPGGLPGDRYIRYYEEKAKGGVGLAVCGGSSPVSIDSPQGWWKSVNLSTDKIIDPLSRLAEAMHRHGAKIMIQATHMGRRSAWHGESWPHLMTPSGVREPVHRGNAKIIEVEEIRRIIGDFAAAAKRVKDAGMDGIEISAAHQHLIDQFWSPRTNFRTDEWGGSLQNRLRFGVEVLQAVREAVGKDFCVGLRMCGDEFHEDGLDHEQLKEIAQAMAETGLIDYLGVIGSGADTHNTLANCMPPMALPPEPFVHLAAGIKSVVKLPVMHAQSIRDAGQAERLLANGMVDLVGMTRAQIADPHMVIKIRDGREDEIKQCVGANYCIDRQYNGLDVLCVQNAATSREATMPHVIEKTRGPRRKVVVVGAGPAGLEAARVARSRGHDVVLFEKSDAVGGQIMLAAKAPQREQMAGIVRWFDMETKRLGVDRRLGVEADEKMILAEKPDIIVLATGGSSFTQQVPAWGVEEGLAVSSWDILSGKVEPGQNVLVYDGVSTHAGAGVADFISSRGAKVEIVTPDVKVADDVGGTTFPIFYRRLYAQGVIHTPNYWLDRVYEEDGKKIAVIRNEYTEEQEERAVDQVVIENGSTPNDALYWKLKNESVNRGQVDVHKLFAAEPQPSLSEELGNGRFLLFRVGDCISMHNIHGAIYDALRLCKDF from the coding sequence ATGCGTTACCCCAATCTGTTCAAACCTTTGACCCTCAACCAGTTGACGCTGCGCAACCGTATCGTCAGCACCGCGCACGCGGAGGTGTATGCCGAACCGGGTGGCCTGCCCGGCGACCGCTATATCCGCTATTACGAGGAAAAGGCCAAGGGTGGTGTCGGCCTCGCCGTGTGCGGCGGGTCGAGCCCCGTGTCGATCGACAGCCCGCAAGGGTGGTGGAAGTCGGTGAATCTGTCGACCGACAAGATCATCGACCCGCTGTCGCGTCTCGCCGAAGCGATGCATCGTCACGGCGCGAAGATCATGATTCAGGCGACGCACATGGGCCGCCGCTCCGCATGGCATGGCGAGAGCTGGCCGCATCTGATGACGCCGTCCGGCGTGCGCGAGCCCGTGCACCGCGGCAACGCGAAGATCATCGAAGTGGAAGAAATCCGCCGCATCATCGGCGACTTCGCGGCGGCTGCGAAGCGCGTGAAAGATGCGGGCATGGACGGCATCGAGATTTCGGCCGCGCACCAGCATCTGATCGACCAGTTCTGGAGCCCGCGCACGAATTTCCGCACCGACGAATGGGGCGGCTCGCTGCAAAACCGCCTGCGTTTCGGCGTCGAAGTATTGCAGGCGGTGCGCGAAGCCGTGGGCAAGGACTTCTGCGTCGGCCTGCGGATGTGCGGCGACGAGTTCCATGAGGACGGTCTCGATCACGAGCAGTTGAAGGAAATCGCGCAGGCGATGGCGGAAACGGGTTTGATCGACTACCTCGGCGTGATCGGGTCCGGCGCGGACACGCACAACACGCTCGCCAACTGCATGCCGCCGATGGCGTTGCCGCCCGAGCCGTTCGTGCATCTCGCAGCGGGCATCAAGTCGGTCGTGAAGCTGCCCGTGATGCACGCGCAAAGCATTCGCGATGCTGGCCAGGCCGAGCGTCTGCTGGCGAACGGCATGGTCGACCTGGTCGGCATGACGCGCGCGCAGATCGCCGATCCGCACATGGTCATCAAGATCCGCGACGGCCGCGAAGACGAGATCAAGCAGTGCGTCGGCGCGAACTACTGTATCGACCGCCAGTACAACGGCCTCGACGTCCTGTGCGTGCAGAACGCCGCGACGTCGCGCGAAGCGACGATGCCGCATGTGATCGAAAAGACGCGCGGACCGCGTCGCAAGGTCGTGGTGGTCGGTGCGGGTCCGGCAGGACTGGAAGCAGCGCGCGTCGCGCGTTCGCGCGGTCACGATGTCGTACTGTTCGAGAAGAGCGATGCCGTCGGCGGCCAGATCATGCTGGCCGCGAAAGCGCCGCAGCGCGAGCAGATGGCGGGCATCGTGCGCTGGTTCGATATGGAAACGAAGCGTCTCGGCGTCGATCGGCGTCTTGGCGTCGAAGCCGACGAGAAAATGATTCTCGCCGAGAAGCCCGACATCATCGTGCTCGCGACGGGCGGTTCGAGCTTCACGCAGCAGGTGCCCGCGTGGGGCGTCGAAGAAGGGCTCGCCGTGAGTTCGTGGGACATCCTCTCGGGCAAGGTCGAGCCGGGCCAGAACGTGCTCGTCTATGACGGCGTCAGTACGCATGCCGGCGCGGGCGTGGCCGATTTCATTTCGAGCCGCGGCGCGAAGGTCGAGATCGTCACGCCGGACGTGAAGGTGGCCGACGACGTGGGCGGCACCACGTTCCCGATCTTCTATCGGCGCCTCTACGCGCAAGGCGTGATTCACACGCCGAACTACTGGCTCGACCGTGTGTATGAGGAAGACGGCAAGAAGATCGCCGTGATCCGCAACGAGTACACGGAAGAACAGGAAGAGCGCGCCGTCGATCAGGTCGTGATCGAAAACGGCAGCACGCCGAATGACGCGCTGTACTGGAAGCTGAAAAACGAGTCGGTGAATCGCGGTCAGGTCGACGTGCACAAGCTCTTTGCAGCGGAGCCGCAACCGTCGCTGTCGGAAGAACTCGGCAACGGGCGATTCCTGCTGTTCCGCGTCGGCGATTGCATTTCGATGCATAACATCCACGGCGCGATCTACGACGCGCTGCGTCTTTGCAAGGATTTCTGA
- a CDS encoding DUF5943 domain-containing protein — protein MQPQLPIDVDPNTGVWTTDALPMLYVPRHFFTNNHTAVEEALGRDVYAEILYKAGYKSAYHWCDKEAKQHGLSGMAVFEHYLNRLSQRGWGLFKIVEADPSTARAKIELHHSSFVLAQPGKEGKLCYMFAGWFAGAMDWVNDTTEGGKNAPRAQSKEVQCAAEHHDHCVFEVSPAMTSTAH, from the coding sequence ATGCAACCGCAACTCCCGATCGACGTCGACCCGAACACGGGCGTCTGGACTACCGACGCGCTGCCGATGCTGTACGTGCCGCGCCATTTCTTCACGAACAATCACACGGCCGTCGAAGAAGCGCTCGGCCGCGATGTCTACGCCGAGATTCTCTACAAGGCCGGCTACAAATCGGCGTATCACTGGTGCGACAAGGAAGCGAAGCAGCACGGCCTGAGCGGCATGGCGGTGTTCGAACATTATCTGAACCGTCTGTCGCAACGCGGCTGGGGCCTCTTCAAGATCGTCGAAGCCGATCCGTCGACCGCGCGCGCGAAGATCGAATTGCATCACTCGTCGTTCGTGCTTGCGCAGCCGGGCAAGGAAGGCAAGCTTTGCTACATGTTTGCCGGCTGGTTCGCGGGTGCGATGGACTGGGTGAACGACACGACTGAAGGCGGCAAGAACGCACCGCGCGCGCAGTCGAAAGAAGTGCAGTGCGCCGCCGAGCATCACGATCACTGTGTATTCGAAGTGTCGCCCGCAATGACGTCAACCGCTCACTGA
- a CDS encoding dipeptidase, with translation MSNLHDSSIIIDGLNISKFERSVFEDMRKGGVTAVNCTVSVWEDFQKTIDNIAEMKQQIREYSEILTLVRTTDDILRAKKENKTGIIFGFQNSYAFEDNLGYIEVFKELGVNVVQLCYNTQNLVGTGCYEPDGGLSGYGKEVIQEMNRVGILVDLSHVGAKTSSDAIACSKKPVTYSHCCPSGLKDHPRNKSDDQLREIADANGFVGVTMFSPFLKKGPDANVDDYLEAIEYTIDVIGEDKVGIGTDFTQGYSTEFFDWITHDKGRYRRLTNFGKVVNPEGIRTIGEFPNLTAAMQRAGWSESRIKKVMGENWMRFFGEVWNV, from the coding sequence ATGAGCAACCTGCACGACAGCAGCATCATCATCGACGGCCTGAACATTTCGAAGTTCGAGCGCTCGGTGTTCGAGGACATGAGAAAGGGCGGCGTCACTGCGGTCAACTGCACGGTCTCCGTGTGGGAAGACTTTCAGAAGACGATCGACAACATCGCGGAGATGAAGCAGCAGATCCGCGAGTACAGCGAGATCCTGACGCTCGTGCGCACGACGGACGACATCCTGCGCGCGAAGAAAGAGAACAAGACGGGCATCATCTTCGGCTTCCAGAACTCGTATGCGTTCGAGGACAACCTCGGCTACATCGAAGTGTTCAAGGAGCTCGGCGTGAACGTCGTGCAGCTTTGCTACAACACGCAGAACCTCGTCGGCACGGGCTGCTATGAGCCGGACGGCGGGCTGTCGGGCTATGGCAAGGAAGTGATCCAGGAGATGAACCGGGTCGGCATTCTCGTCGATCTCTCGCACGTCGGCGCCAAGACTTCTTCCGATGCGATCGCCTGCTCGAAGAAGCCCGTCACGTACTCGCACTGCTGTCCGTCGGGTCTCAAGGACCATCCGCGCAACAAGTCGGACGACCAGCTGCGCGAGATCGCCGATGCCAACGGCTTCGTCGGCGTGACGATGTTCTCGCCGTTCCTGAAGAAAGGCCCGGACGCGAACGTCGACGATTATCTCGAAGCGATCGAATACACGATCGATGTGATCGGCGAAGACAAGGTCGGCATCGGCACCGACTTCACGCAAGGCTACAGCACGGAGTTCTTCGACTGGATCACGCACGACAAGGGCCGCTATCGCCGCCTGACGAACTTCGGCAAGGTCGTGAACCCCGAAGGCATCCGCACGATCGGCGAATTCCCGAACCTGACGGCCGCGATGCAGCGCGCGGGCTGGAGCGAGTCGCGCATCAAAAAGGTGATGGGCGAGAACTGGATGCGCTTCTTCGGCGAAGTCTGGAACGTCTAA
- a CDS encoding serine hydroxymethyltransferase: protein MSNANPFFSQPLAERDAAVRKSVLKELERQQSQVELIASENIVSRAVLEAQGSVLTNKYAEGYPGKRYYGGCEFVDEVEALAIERIKKLFNAGFANVQPHSGAQANGSVMLALAKPGDTILGMSLDAGGHLTHGAKPALSGKWFNAVQYGVNRETMRIDYDQIEKLAHEHKPSMIIAGFSAYPRELDFARFRAIADSVGAKLMVDMAHIAGVIAAGRHANPVEHAHVVTSTTHKTLRGPRGGFVLTNDEDIAKKINSAVFPGLQGGPLMHVIAGKAVAFGEALEDSFKTYIDSVLANARALGEVLKDGGVDLVTGGTDNHLLLVDLRPKGLKGTQVEQALERAGITCNKNGIPFDTEKPTVTSGIRLGTPAGTTRGFGVAEFRDIGRMILEVFDALRTHPDGDAATEQRVRREIFALCERFPIY, encoded by the coding sequence ATGTCGAACGCCAACCCATTCTTCTCGCAGCCCCTCGCCGAGCGCGACGCAGCCGTACGCAAGTCGGTCCTCAAGGAACTCGAACGCCAGCAGTCGCAGGTCGAACTGATTGCGTCGGAAAACATCGTGTCGCGCGCCGTGCTCGAAGCTCAAGGCTCGGTGCTGACGAACAAGTATGCGGAAGGCTATCCCGGCAAGCGCTACTACGGCGGCTGCGAATTCGTCGACGAAGTCGAAGCCCTCGCGATCGAACGCATCAAGAAGCTCTTCAATGCGGGCTTCGCCAACGTGCAGCCGCATTCGGGCGCACAGGCGAACGGTTCCGTGATGCTCGCGCTCGCCAAGCCGGGCGACACCATTCTCGGCATGTCGCTCGATGCGGGCGGCCACCTGACGCACGGCGCGAAGCCCGCCTTGTCGGGCAAGTGGTTCAACGCCGTGCAGTACGGCGTGAACCGCGAAACGATGCGCATCGACTACGACCAGATCGAAAAGCTCGCGCATGAACACAAGCCCTCGATGATCATCGCAGGCTTCTCCGCCTATCCGCGCGAGCTGGACTTCGCACGCTTTCGCGCGATTGCCGACAGCGTCGGCGCGAAGCTGATGGTCGACATGGCGCACATCGCAGGCGTGATCGCCGCGGGCCGCCACGCCAATCCCGTCGAGCACGCGCATGTCGTGACATCGACCACGCACAAGACGTTGCGCGGTCCGCGCGGCGGCTTCGTGCTGACCAATGACGAAGACATCGCGAAGAAGATCAACTCGGCCGTGTTCCCCGGCCTGCAGGGCGGTCCGCTGATGCACGTGATCGCAGGCAAGGCGGTCGCGTTCGGCGAAGCGCTCGAAGACAGCTTCAAGACCTATATCGACAGCGTGCTGGCCAATGCACGGGCGCTCGGCGAAGTGCTGAAGGACGGCGGCGTCGATCTCGTGACGGGCGGCACCGACAACCATCTGCTGCTCGTCGATCTGCGCCCGAAGGGTCTGAAGGGCACGCAGGTCGAGCAGGCGCTCGAACGTGCGGGCATCACCTGCAACAAGAACGGCATTCCGTTCGATACGGAAAAGCCGACGGTGACCTCGGGCATCCGTCTCGGCACGCCGGCAGGCACGACACGCGGCTTCGGCGTCGCCGAGTTCCGCGATATCGGCCGGATGATTCTCGAAGTGTTCGACGCGCTGCGCACGCATCCCGATGGCGACGCCGCCACCGAACAGCGCGTGCGCCGCGAAATCTTCGCGCTATGCGAACGCTTCCCGATCTACTGA
- a CDS encoding GlxA family transcriptional regulator produces the protein MSPDRTASLSHFAFMPLPNFTMIAFTNAIEVLRMANYLSGQSLYRWSIISPDGGSVTASNGLSVDTGPAECVGTPDIVFVCGGIDVQRETTPEHLSTLRRFARAGVALGSLCTGTYALAKSGLLAGYACAIHWENMSALKEEFPDTRFLKELFVIDRDRVTCTGGVAPLDMMLNLIAARVGTPRVTQIAEQFIVEHVRDNSAQQRMPLVARLGSANKSLFEVIALMENNIEEPLSREELARLANMSQRQLQRLFREHLGMTPTHYYLTLRLRRARELLLQTDMSIMHITMACGFQSACHFSKSYRDAFGTAPTRERRKQVAPLAHPVLDVLAGTPLHA, from the coding sequence ATGTCGCCCGATCGAACCGCGTCGTTGTCGCACTTCGCGTTCATGCCGCTGCCCAACTTCACGATGATCGCGTTCACGAATGCGATCGAAGTGCTGCGCATGGCCAATTATCTGAGCGGGCAGTCGCTCTACCGATGGTCGATCATCAGTCCCGACGGCGGATCGGTCACGGCGAGCAATGGTCTTTCGGTCGACACGGGCCCGGCCGAATGCGTCGGCACGCCGGACATCGTCTTCGTGTGCGGCGGCATCGACGTGCAGCGCGAGACCACGCCTGAGCATCTGTCGACGTTGCGCCGCTTCGCGCGCGCGGGCGTCGCGCTCGGCAGTCTGTGCACGGGCACGTATGCGCTTGCGAAGTCGGGCTTGCTGGCGGGGTATGCGTGCGCGATTCACTGGGAGAACATGTCGGCGCTGAAGGAAGAGTTTCCCGACACGCGATTCCTCAAAGAACTCTTCGTGATCGATCGTGACCGCGTGACTTGCACGGGCGGCGTTGCGCCGCTCGACATGATGCTGAACCTGATCGCCGCGCGCGTCGGCACGCCGCGCGTCACGCAGATCGCCGAGCAGTTCATCGTCGAGCATGTACGCGACAACAGCGCGCAGCAACGCATGCCGTTAGTGGCGCGGCTTGGCTCCGCTAACAAGTCGTTGTTCGAAGTCATTGCGTTGATGGAGAACAACATCGAGGAGCCGCTTTCGCGCGAGGAACTGGCGCGGCTCGCGAATATGTCGCAGCGGCAATTGCAGCGCCTGTTCCGAGAGCATCTCGGGATGACGCCTACTCATTACTATCTGACTTTGCGGCTGCGCCGCGCGCGTGAGCTTCTGCTGCAGACTGATATGTCCATCATGCATATCACCATGGCTTGCGGGTTTCAGTCTGCTTGTCATTTTTCCAAGAGCTATCGGGATGCGTTTGGTACTGCGCCTACGCGGGAGCGGCGCAAACAGGTGGCGCCGTTGGCGCATCCGGTTTTGGATGTGCTTGCTGGCACACCGTTGCATGCCTGA
- a CDS encoding IS5 family transposase has translation MTQLGLGLDLSTKRTRKREFLDEMTRVVPWQKLIALVEPHYPKGKTGRPPFPVATMLRIHFLQQWFSLSDPAMEEALHDIPLYREFALLGTGMTRLPDESTILRFRHLLEAHELSARMLATVNEILQAKGLMLKVGSAVDATLISAPSSTKKAGTRDPEMSQTQKGGSWYFGMKAHIGVDVESGLVHTVKCTPANVHDVTVAHELLHGDEQVAFADAGYVGIEKRGETGAVQWHVAMRPSKRRKLDKSKRLDRIYEKVERLKAGVRAKVEHPFRVLKCQFGYLKARYRGLAKNTAQIETQFALINLWLARGVLGKAK, from the coding sequence ATGACACAACTTGGTCTTGGTCTGGATCTGTCAACGAAGCGCACCCGCAAGCGCGAGTTTCTCGATGAGATGACGCGCGTGGTGCCGTGGCAGAAGCTGATAGCGCTCGTCGAACCGCACTATCCGAAAGGCAAGACCGGCCGCCCACCGTTCCCAGTCGCAACGATGTTGCGCATTCACTTCCTGCAACAATGGTTCAGTCTCTCGGACCCGGCGATGGAGGAGGCGCTGCACGACATACCGCTGTACCGGGAGTTCGCGCTGCTGGGCACGGGTATGACGCGGCTGCCTGACGAGAGCACGATCCTGCGATTCCGGCACCTGCTTGAGGCCCATGAGCTGTCGGCCAGAATGCTGGCGACGGTCAACGAGATCCTGCAGGCGAAGGGCCTGATGCTCAAGGTGGGCTCGGCGGTCGACGCAACGCTGATTTCGGCACCCAGTTCGACGAAGAAGGCCGGCACGCGAGACCCCGAGATGAGCCAGACGCAAAAGGGCGGCAGCTGGTACTTCGGTATGAAGGCGCACATCGGAGTCGATGTGGAGTCGGGGCTGGTGCATACCGTGAAGTGCACGCCGGCGAATGTTCACGACGTCACGGTGGCGCATGAACTGTTGCACGGCGACGAGCAGGTTGCGTTTGCCGATGCGGGCTACGTGGGCATCGAGAAGCGAGGCGAAACGGGGGCGGTCCAGTGGCACGTGGCGATGAGGCCGAGCAAGCGAAGAAAGCTGGACAAAAGCAAGCGGCTCGACAGAATCTACGAGAAAGTCGAGCGGCTCAAGGCGGGCGTGCGGGCGAAGGTTGAGCACCCGTTTCGGGTGCTCAAATGTCAGTTCGGCTATCTGAAGGCGCGGTATCGGGGACTGGCGAAAAACACGGCGCAGATCGAAACGCAGTTCGCGCTGATCAATCTCTGGCTGGCTCGCGGGGTGCTCGGTAAAGCGAAATGA